From one Pelecanus crispus isolate bPelCri1 chromosome 21, bPelCri1.pri, whole genome shotgun sequence genomic stretch:
- the ARID5A gene encoding AT-rich interactive domain-containing protein 5A, whose product MKDRHTPIERIPHLGFKQINLWKIYKAVEKLGAYELVTGRRLWKNVYDELGGSPGSTSAATCTRRHYERLVLPYVRHLKGEDDKPLPPSKPRKQYKVSKGAETGEKSKRAKKEKGREQMPLDKAKPEAGAGPEDARDAPERGRAAEGGSSPAVPTPSPSGGCPGACRTHTETYKRLFSSFYSKGNHPIMSPLAKKKLLAQVSKAESLHCHKRHCPEGRRPASDAGLGPSPEPPRPATGPHLDEQRSPEPAGAQDTAPSVGSEAGPIPSASPGGRDSQPCPRAEEGGPAPTVFTGCFHAYRNEVLKPVSCHPLWGYFSSLKDFLEPPSTFPARSEEPEQPQDLRSKAAQSWSGESRRGAARTAVKACWVPPGAGFAPAAPRGKRGREEEAAAAFGPGAKLRAVSPFVKEADGRDTGAGSPGGQQGLAKPKAVVASPGYAAALPQAPDVYKGAMLHFPASFGSPLEHLKTQGVPVAPSLSVNPFVIPAFPSPLVATSTQPSDLCRPLATGPGHYPASYESSLRHRLYPAATWHSQPTYASPHAPAFHRHAKL is encoded by the exons ATGAAGGACCGCCACACGCCCATCGAGAGGATCCCCCACCTCGGCTTCAAGCAGA ttaACCTCTGGAAGATCTacaaagctgtggaaaaactgggAGCCTACGAGCTG GTAACAGGCCGACGGCTCTGGAAAAACGTCTACGACGAgctggggggcagccccggcagcaccAGCGCGGCCACCTGCACCCGGCGGCACTACGAGAG GCTAGTCCTCCCGTACGTGCGGCATCTCAAGGGGGAGGACGACAAGCCTCTGCCCCCCAGCAAGCCCCGCAAGCAGTACAAGGTCTCCAAGGGCGCCGAGACGGGCGAGAAGAGCAAGAGGGCCAAGAAGGAGAAGGGCCGGGAGCAG ATGCCTCTGGACAAGGCGAAGCCGGAGGCGGGAGCCGGCCCGGAGGACGCGAGGGACgccccggagcggggccgggcggcggagGGGGGCTCCAGCCCGGCCGTCCCGACCCCGAGCCCCTCGGGGGGGTGTCCCGGCGCCTGCAGGACCCACACCGAAACCTACAAGCGCCTTTTCTCCAGCTTCTACTCCAAAGGCAACCACCCCATCATGTCTCCGCTGGCCAAGAAGAAGCTGCTGGCCCAGGTGAGCAAGGCGGAGTCCTTGCACTGCCACAAACGCCACTGCCCCGAGGGCCGGCGGCCGGCAAGCGACGCTGGCCTCGGCCccagccccgagcccccccggccGGCTACCGGCCCCCACCTCGATGAGCAGCGGAGCCCGGAGCCGGCGGGAGCTCAGGATACGGCTCCGAGCGTGGGGAGCGAGGCGGGACCCATCCCCAGCGCGTCCCCCGGCGGGAGagacagccagccctgcccacgGGCTGAGGAGGGGGGTCCGGCACCCACCGTCTTCACCGGCTGCTTCCACGCCTACCGCAACGAGGTGCTGAAGCCCGTCAGCTGCCATCCCCTCTGGGGGTATTTCTCCAGCTTGAAGGATTTTTTGGAGCCACCTTCCACCTTCCCGGCGCGATCCGAAGAGCCGGAGCAGCCCCAAGACCTGCGGAGCAAAGCGGCACAGTCGTGGAGCGGGGAAAGCCGGCGAGGGGCCGCCCGCACCGCCGTCAAAGCCTGCTGGgtgccccccggggccggcttcgcccccgccgcgccgagGGGCAAGCGCGgccgggaggaggaggcggcggcggcttTTGGCCCCGGCGCGAAGTTACGCGCCGTCTCCCCCTTCGTCAAGGAGGCCGACGGCAGGGACACGGGCGCCGGCTCACCCGGGGGCCAGCAAGGGCTGGCCAAACCCAAGGCGGTGGTGGCCAGCCCTGGCTACGCCGCGGCGCTGCCGCAAGCCCCGGACGTTTACAAGGGAGCGATGCTGCATTTCCCGGCGAGCTTCGGCAGCCCGCTGGAGCACCTCAAAACCCAGGGCGTGCCGGTGGCACCGTCCCTCTCCGTCAACCCCTTCGTCATCCCCGCTTTCCCCAGCCCTTTGGTAGCCACCTCCACGCAGCCCTCCGACCTGTGCCGGCCGCTGGCGACTGGCCCCGGGCACTACCCGGCGTCCTACGAGAGCTCACTGCGGCACCGGCTCTACCCGGCGGCGACGTGGCACAGCCAACCCACCTATGCCTCCCCGCACGCGCCTGCCTTTCACCGCCACGCCAAGCTGTAG